The Saccopteryx leptura isolate mSacLep1 chromosome 2, mSacLep1_pri_phased_curated, whole genome shotgun sequence genome has a window encoding:
- the NLRP1 gene encoding NACHT, LRR and PYD domains-containing protein 1 isoform X1: MLRALEKEVPQCLINTRNPSRMIPKKDPDEGEMDDDMTPLKWQKPKGTENDFWGPTGPVATEMVDEDKSIYQVHFLVAGSYHWPNTGLHLVVRKPVTVEIEFCSWDEFMDQIVPQQSWMVAGPLFDIKAEPRAVAAVYLPHFIDLQGKHVDVSLFQVAHIKEEGLLLEKPDRVEPHYIVLEKPSFSPVGVLLRIIHAALRIPITSNVLLYHHLHHKEVTFHLYLIPNDCSIRKAIDDEEKKFKFVRIPKPPPLTPLCMGSRYTVSGSQKMEIIPEELELCYRSPHEPQLFCEISISCLRTRIRLHMKNKEDGTVVWEALVKSGDLRPAATLVPAALPASWHFVDQHREQLVARVTSVDPLLDKLHGQVLSEEQYERVWAEHTNPDKMRTLFSFSKSWDRACKEHLYQALKETHPHLIVELWEKRGGGD; encoded by the exons ATGCTGAGGGCCCTAGAGAAGGAGGTGCCTCAGTGTCTCATCAACACTAG GAACCCAAGTCGGATGATACCTAAGAAGGACCCAGATGAAGGAGAGATGGATGATGACATGACTCCACTGAAATGGCAGAAACCAAAAG gAACTGAAAATGACTTCTGGGGCCCCACAGGGCCTGTGGCTACAGAGATGGTTGATGAAGACAAGAGTATATACCA AGTTCACTTCCTGGTGGCTGGATCCTACCACTGGCCCAACACGGGTCTCCACTTGGTGGTGAGAAAACCAGTGACTGTTGAGATTGAATTCTGTTCTTGGGATGAGTTTATGGACCAAATTGTCCCACAGCAGAGCTGGATGGTGGCGGGGCCTCTTTTTGACATCAAGGCTGAACCAAGAGCTGTGGCAGCTGTGTACCTTCCTCACTTTATAGACCTCCAAG GGAAACATGTGGATGTCTCCTTGTTCCAAGTGGCTCACATTAAAGAGGAGGGGTTACTGCTGGAGAAGCCAGACAGGGTGGAGCCACATTACATAGTTCTGGAGAAACCCAGCTTCTCCCCCGTGGGAGTTCTGCTGAGAATAATCCATGCTGCCCTGCGCATTCCCATCACCTCCAATGTGTTGCTCTACCATCACCTTCATCACAAGGAAGTCACCTTCCACCTCTACCTGATTCCCAATGACTGTTCCATTCGCAAG GCCATAGATGATGAAGAAAAGAAGTTCAAGTTTGTGCGAATACCCAAGCCACCGCCGCTGACCCCACTTTGCATGGGCTCCCGATACACTGTGTCTGGTTCACAGAAGATGGAAATAATCCCTGAG GAACTGGAGCTCTGCTATCGGAGCCCTCATGAACCCCAGCTCTTCTGTGAGATATCCATTAGCTGTTTGAGGACAAGGATCAGGCTGCACATGAAAAACAAGGAAGATGGAACTGTGGTGTGGGAAGCTTTGGTGAAATCAG GAGACCTCAGACCTGCAGCTACTCTGGTCCCTGCAGCCCTGCCAG CCTCGTGGCACTTTGTGGACCAGCATCGGGAGCAGCTGGTGGCTCGAGTGACATCAGTAGACCCACTCCTGGACAAGCTGCATGGACAGGTGCTGAGCGAGGAGCAATATGAGAGGGTGTGGGCTGAGCACACCAATCCAGACAAGATGAGGACGCTGTTCAGCTTCAGCAAGTCCTGGGATCGGGCCTGCAAAGAGCATCTCTACCAAGCCCTGAAGGAGACTCATCCTCACCTAATTGTGGAACtctgggagaagaggggaggtggagactAA
- the NLRP1 gene encoding NACHT, LRR and PYD domains-containing protein 1 isoform X2, producing the protein MLRALEKEAPQCLINTRNPSRMIPKKDPDEGEMDDDMTPLKWQKPKGTENDFWGPTGPVATEMVDEDKSIYQVHFLVAGSYHWPNTGLHLVVRKPVTVEIEFCSWDEFMDQIVPQQSWMVAGPLFDIKAEPRAVAAVYLPHFIDLQGKHVDVSLFQVAHIKEEGLLLEKPDRVEPHYIVLEKPSFSPVGVLLRIIHAALRIPITSNVLLYHHLHHKEVTFHLYLIPNDCSIRKAIDDEEKKFKFVRIPKPPPLTPLCMGSRYTVSGSQKMEIIPEELELCYRSPHEPQLFCEISISCLRTRIRLHMKNKEDGTVVWEALVKSGDLRPAATLVPAALPASWHFVDQHREQLVARVTSVDPLLDKLHGQVLSEEQYERVWAEHTNPDKMRTLFSFSKSWDRACKEHLYQALKETHPHLIVELWEKRGGGD; encoded by the exons GAACCCAAGTCGGATGATACCTAAGAAGGACCCAGATGAAGGAGAGATGGATGATGACATGACTCCACTGAAATGGCAGAAACCAAAAG gAACTGAAAATGACTTCTGGGGCCCCACAGGGCCTGTGGCTACAGAGATGGTTGATGAAGACAAGAGTATATACCA AGTTCACTTCCTGGTGGCTGGATCCTACCACTGGCCCAACACGGGTCTCCACTTGGTGGTGAGAAAACCAGTGACTGTTGAGATTGAATTCTGTTCTTGGGATGAGTTTATGGACCAAATTGTCCCACAGCAGAGCTGGATGGTGGCGGGGCCTCTTTTTGACATCAAGGCTGAACCAAGAGCTGTGGCAGCTGTGTACCTTCCTCACTTTATAGACCTCCAAG GGAAACATGTGGATGTCTCCTTGTTCCAAGTGGCTCACATTAAAGAGGAGGGGTTACTGCTGGAGAAGCCAGACAGGGTGGAGCCACATTACATAGTTCTGGAGAAACCCAGCTTCTCCCCCGTGGGAGTTCTGCTGAGAATAATCCATGCTGCCCTGCGCATTCCCATCACCTCCAATGTGTTGCTCTACCATCACCTTCATCACAAGGAAGTCACCTTCCACCTCTACCTGATTCCCAATGACTGTTCCATTCGCAAG GCCATAGATGATGAAGAAAAGAAGTTCAAGTTTGTGCGAATACCCAAGCCACCGCCGCTGACCCCACTTTGCATGGGCTCCCGATACACTGTGTCTGGTTCACAGAAGATGGAAATAATCCCTGAG GAACTGGAGCTCTGCTATCGGAGCCCTCATGAACCCCAGCTCTTCTGTGAGATATCCATTAGCTGTTTGAGGACAAGGATCAGGCTGCACATGAAAAACAAGGAAGATGGAACTGTGGTGTGGGAAGCTTTGGTGAAATCAG GAGACCTCAGACCTGCAGCTACTCTGGTCCCTGCAGCCCTGCCAG CCTCGTGGCACTTTGTGGACCAGCATCGGGAGCAGCTGGTGGCTCGAGTGACATCAGTAGACCCACTCCTGGACAAGCTGCATGGACAGGTGCTGAGCGAGGAGCAATATGAGAGGGTGTGGGCTGAGCACACCAATCCAGACAAGATGAGGACGCTGTTCAGCTTCAGCAAGTCCTGGGATCGGGCCTGCAAAGAGCATCTCTACCAAGCCCTGAAGGAGACTCATCCTCACCTAATTGTGGAACtctgggagaagaggggaggtggagactAA